In Methanocaldococcus sp. FS406-22, the genomic stretch TAGAAAAGCTGTAGAGCTGAGTTTTATAGAAAAGATAAGAGAAATTTTATTTAGGGGAGGGGTTGCTTTAATTCCAGTATTTGCTGTTGATAGGGCTCAAGAGATATTATTAATATTAAATGACTACAACATAGATGCCCCTATTTATTTAGATGGAATGGCTGTAGAAGTTACAAGATTAATGCTCAACTATAAAAATATGCTAAATGAAGCAACACACTTAGAAAAAGCTCTAAAAAATGTTAAAATAATTGAGAAATCAGAAGATAGGGTTAAAGCTATAGAAGATTTATCAAAAAATGGAGGAGTTGTTGTAACAACTGCAGGAATGTTAGATGGGGGGCCCATACTCTACTATCTAAAATTGTTTATGCACAATCCAAAAAACGCTCTGTTATTAACTGGCTACCAAGTTAGAGATTCTAATGGTAGGCATTTGATTGAGACTGGGAAGATATTTATTGGGAAAGATGAGATTAAGCCGAACTTAGAAGTTTGTATGTATAACTTCTCATGCCATGCTGGGATGGATGAACTACATGAGATAATTAAAAAAGTTAATCCAGAGTTATTAATTATACAGCATGGAGAGGAGGTTCAGGCAACAATTTTAAGAAATTGGGCATTAGAACATGGATTTGATGCAATAACTCCAAAATTAGGAGAAAAGATAAGAATATAGAGAGGAAAGACATGTTAGGACTAAAGATTGAAGATGCTATAAAATATAACGAAAAA encodes the following:
- a CDS encoding MBL fold metallo-hydrolase, which gives rise to MEIIFRGAALEVGRSCIEIKTDKSKILLDCGVKLGKEIEYPILDNSIRDVDKVFISHAHLDHSGALPILFHRRIDVPVITTELSKKLIKILLKDMVRIAETENKKIPYNNHDVKEAMRHTIPLNYNDKKYYKDFSYEFFSAGHIPGSASILLKYPNKTVLYTGDIKLRDTRLTKGADLSYTRDDIDVLIIESTYGNSIHPDRKAVELSFIEKIREILFRGGVALIPVFAVDRAQEILLILNDYNIDAPIYLDGMAVEVTRLMLNYKNMLNEATHLEKALKNVKIIEKSEDRVKAIEDLSKNGGVVVTTAGMLDGGPILYYLKLFMHNPKNALLLTGYQVRDSNGRHLIETGKIFIGKDEIKPNLEVCMYNFSCHAGMDELHEIIKKVNPELLIIQHGEEVQATILRNWALEHGFDAITPKLGEKIRI